In Canis lupus dingo isolate Sandy chromosome 12, ASM325472v2, whole genome shotgun sequence, the following proteins share a genomic window:
- the IER3 gene encoding radiation-inducible immediate-early gene IEX-1, translating into MCRSRSSLPTMTVPRAPTSVSSTSPGPRRGSGPEIFTFDPLPEPAVAPAARPGASRGHRKRSRRVLYPRVVRRPLPAEDPNPAKRLLFLLLAVIFCQILLAEEGVPAPLARGDVPSGAPPAPSPAPPVLEPLNLTSAPSDYALDLSTFLQQHPAAF; encoded by the exons ATGTGTCGCTCCCGcagctccctccccaccatgACCGTCCCGCGGGCTCCGACCTCCGTCTCGTCCAccagccccgggccccggcgGGGCTCCGGTCCCGAGATCTTCACCTTCGATCCTCTCCCGGAGCCTGCGGTGGCCCCTGCCGCGCGCCCCGGCGCGTCCCGCGGGCATCGGAAGCGCAGCCGTAGGGTCCTCTACCCGCGAGTG GTCCGGCGCCCGCTCCCGGCCGAGGATCCGAACCCGGCCAAAAGGCTCCTGTTCCTCCTGCTCGCCGTCATCTTCTGCCAGATTCTGCTGGCCGAGGAGGGTGTGCCGGCGCCCCTGGCCCGGGGGGACGTCCCCAGCGGCGCACCCCCTGCGCCCTCCCCGGCGCCCCCGGTCCTCGAGCCCCTCAACCTGACCTCTGCGCCCTCGGACTACGCTCTGGACCTTAGCACTTTCCTACAGCAACACCCGGCCGCCTTCTAA